From Amphiprion ocellaris isolate individual 3 ecotype Okinawa chromosome 10, ASM2253959v1, whole genome shotgun sequence, one genomic window encodes:
- the LOC111583297 gene encoding myosin-7 isoform X2 — MGDAAMKEFGAAAPYLRKSDKERLEAQTRPFDMKKECFVPDPEVEYVKATITSRDGDKVTADTEFGKTVTVKECDVHPQNPPKFDKIEDMAMFTFLHEPAVLFNLKERYAAWMIYTYSGLFCVTVNPYKWLPVYNQEVVVAYRGKKRSEAPPHIFSISDNAYQYMLADRENQSILITGESGAGKTVNTKRVIQYFASIAAVPSGKKDPAAEKKGTLEDQIIQANPALEAFGNAKTIRNDNSSRFGKFIRIHFDNRGKLASADIETYLLEKSRVTFQLKAERDYHIFYQILSQAKPELLEMLLITNNPYDYAFISQGETTVASINDSEELMATDEAFDVLGFTQEEKNSIYKLTGAIMHYGNMKFKQKQREEQAEADGTEDADKAAYLMGLNSADLIKGLCHPRVKVGNEWVTKGQNVAQVNYAIGALSKAVYEKMFLWMVFRINHSLDTKQPRQYFIGVLDIAGFEIFDFNTFEQLCINFTNEKLQQFFNHHMFVLEQEEYKKEGIEWTFIDFGMDLQACIDLIEKPMGIMSILEEECMFPKASDSTFKAKLYDNHLGKSNNFQKPRIIKGKPEAHFALVHYAGTVDYNINNWLVKNKDPLNETVVGLYQKSNLKLLAFLFANYAGADSVQESGGKGKGGSKKKGSSFQTVSALHRENLNKLMTNLRSTHPHFVRCIIPNETKTPGAMENPLVMHQLRCNGVLEGIRICRKGFPNRILYGDFKQRYRILNPSAIPEGQFIDNKKASEKLLGSLDIDHNQYKLGHTKVFFKAGLLGLLEEMRDDRLALIITRIQARSRGVLARIEFQKIVERRDALLVIQWNIRAFMGVKNWPWMKMYFKIKPLLKSAETEKEMANMKEEFTKLKEAYAKSEARKKELEEKMVTLLQEKNDLQLQVQAEQDNLCDAEERCEGLIKSKIQLEAKIKELTERLEDEEEMNAELTAKKRKLEDECSELKKDIDDLELTLAKVEKEKHATENKVKNLTEEMAAQDEIIAKLTKEKKALQEAHQQTLDDLQSEEDKVNTLTKSKVKLEQQVDDLEGSLEQEKKVRMDLERAKRKLEGDLKLAQESIMDLENDKQQLEERLKKKDFEISQLNGKVEDEQAMCAQLQKKLKELQARIEELEEELEAERAARAKVEKQRADLARELEEISERLEEAGGATAAQIEMNKKREAEFQKLRRDLEEATLQHESTAATLRKKQADSVADLGEQIDNLQRVKQKLEKEKSELRLELDDVVSNMEQIVKSKNNLEKMCRSLEDQMNEYKTKSEEGQRTINDFTMQRAKLQTENGELTRQLEEKDSLVSQLTRGKQSYTQQIEDLKRQLEEEVKAKNALAHAVQSSRHDCDLLREQYEEEQEAKAELQRSMSKANSEVAQWRTKYETDAIQRTEELEEAKKKLAQRLQEAEEAVEAVNAKCSSLEKTKHRLQNEIEDLMVDVERSNAAAAALDKKQRNFDKVLAEWKQKYEESQTELESSQKEARSLSTELFKLKNSYEESLEHLETMKRENKNLQEEISDLTEQIGEGGKSIHELEKIRKQLEQEKSEIQTALEEAEASLEHEEGKILRVQLEFNQIKADIERKLAEKDEEMEQAKRNQQRVVDTLQSSLEAETRSRNEALRLKKKMEGDLNEMEIQLSQANRQAAEAQKQLKSVHAHLKDAQLQLDDSLRANDDMKENIAIVERRNNLLQAELEELRAALEQTERGRKLAEQELLDVSERVQLLHSQNTSLINQKKKLEADTSQLQTEVEEAVQECRNAEEKAKKAITDAAMMAEELKKEQDTSAHLERMKKNMEQTIKDLQHRLDEAEQIAMKGGKKQVQKLEARVRELENEVDSEQKKASDATKGIRKYERRIKELTYQTEEDRKNLGRLQDLVDKLQLKVKSYKKSAEEAEEQANNNLTKFRKLQHELDEAEERADIAESQVNKLRAKSRDVGSKKGLDE, encoded by the exons ATGGGGGATGCTGCCATGAAAGAGTTCGGGGCTGCTGCTCCTTATCTGAGAAAGTCAGATAAGGAACGTCTGGAGGCTCAGACTCGTCCATTTGATATGAAGAAGGAATGTTTTGTTCCCGATCCTGAGGTGGAGTATGTCAAAGCAACTATCACTAGTCGTGATGGTGACAAAGTCACTGCTGACACTGAATTTGGAAAG ACTGTGACAGTGAAGGAGTGTGATGTCCACCCTCAGAACCCGCCAAAGTTCGATAAAATTGAGGACATGGCGATGTTCACCTTCCTCCATGAGCCCGCTGTGCTGTTTAACCTCAAAGAGCGTTACGCAGCATGGATGATCTAT ACCTACTCTGGGCTGTTCTGTGTGACTGTCAACCCCTACAAGTGGCTGCCAGTCTACAACCAAGAGGTGGTTGTTGCCTacagaggaaagaagaggagTGAAGCTCCTCCTCATATCTTCTCCATCTCTGACAATGCCTACCAGTACATGTTGGCAG acagagaaaatCAGTCAATCCTTATCAC CGGAGAATCCGGAGCTGGAAAGACTGTCAACACCAAGCGTGTCATTCAGTACTTTGCCAGCATCGCTGCTGTCCCGAGTGGAAAGAAAGATCCAGCTGCTGAGAAGAAG GGAACCCTGGAGGATCAAATCATCCAGGCTAACCCTGCTCTGGAGGCCTTTGGTAACGCCAAGACCATCAGGAATGACAACTCCTCCAGAttt GGTAAATTCATCAGAATTCACTTTGACAACCGAGGAAAGCTGGCCTCTGCTGACATTGAGACTT ACCTTCTGGAAAAGTCTCGTGTGACCTTCCAGCTCAAAGCTGAAAGGGACTACCACATTTTCTACCAGATCTTGTCTCAGGCAAAGCCTGAACTCCTGG aaATGCTGCTCATCACCAACAACCCCTACGACTACGCCTTCATCTCCCAAGGAGAGACAACAGTAGCCTCTATCAACGATTCTGAGGAGTTGATGGCCACTGAT GAAGCCTTTGATGTGTTGGGCTTCACTCAAGAAGAGAAGAACAGTATTTATAAGCTGACTGGTGCCATCATGCACTATGGTAACATGAAGTTTAAGCAGAAGCAGCGAGAGGAGCAGGCAGAGGCGGATGGGACTGAAG ATGCTGACAAAGCAGCATATCTGATGGGCCTGAACTCTGCAGACCTCATCAAAGGTCTCTGTCACCCAAGAGTGAAAGTAGGAAATGAGTGGGTCACCAAGGGACAAAATGTTGCCCAA GTGAACTATGCTATTGGCGCACTGTCTAAGGCAGTGTATGAAAAGATGTTTCTGTGGATGGTGTTCAGAATTAACCATTCACTGGACACCAAGCAGCCACGCCAGTACTTCATTGGTGTGTTGGACATTGCAGGATTTGAGATCTTTGAT TTCAACACCTTTGAGCAGCTGTGCATCAACTTCACTaatgaaaaactgcaacagTTTTTCAACCATCACATGTTCGTGCTAGAGCAGGAAGAGTACAAGAAAGAGGGCATTGAATGGACTTTCATTGACTTTGGTATGGATCTGCAGGCCTGTATTGACCTGATTGAAAAG CCCATGGGTATCATGTCCATCCTTGAAGAGGAGTGCATGTTCCCCAAAGCCAGTGATTCCACATTTAAAGCTAAACTCTATGACAATCATCTGGGGAAATCCAACAACTTCCAGAAGCCCAGAATCATCAAAGGAAAACCAGAGGCTCATTTTGCCCTGGTTCACTACGCTGGAACTGTTGATTACAATATCAACAACTGGCTGGTGAAGAACAAGGATCCTCTGAATGAGACTGTTGTTGGACTGTACCAGAAGTCTAACCTCAAGTTGCTGGCTTTCCTCTTTGCAAACTACGCCGGTGCAGATTCAG TTCAGGAATCTGGTGGAAAGGGCAAAGGTGGTAGCAAGAAGAAAGGTTCATCCTTCCAAACTGTATCAGCCCTGCACAGG GAGAACCTGAACAAGCTGATGACCAACCTGAGGTCTACTCACCCTCACTTTGTGCGCTGCATCATCCCCAATGAGACCAAGACTCCTGGGGCCATGGAGAACCCTCTGGTGATGCACCAGCTGCGCTGTAACGGTGTGCTGGAAGGCATCAGGATCTGCAGAAAAGGCTTCCCCAACAGGATCCTGTATGGAGATTTCAAACAGAG ataCCGCATTTTAAACCCGAGTGCAATACCTGAGGGACAGTTCATTGATAACAAAAAAGCTTCAGAGAAGCTTTTGGGCTCCTTGGATATCGATCATAACCAGTACAAACTGGGGCACACCAAG GTATTCTTTAAAGCTGGGCTGCTTGGTTTGCTGGAGGAAATGAGAGACGACCGTTTGGCTTTAATCATCACTAGGATCCAGGCAAGATCTCGAGGTGTTCTGGCAAGAATTGAATTCCAGAAGATTGTAGAACGCAG GGATGCACTACTTGTGATCCAGTGGAATATTCGTGCATTCATGGGGGTCAAGAATTGGCCCTGGATGAAGATGTACTTCAAGATCAAACCTCTCCTGAAGTCAGCAGAGACTGAGAAGGAGATGGCCAACATGAAGGAAGAGTTTACCAAACTCAAAGAGGCTTATGCAAAATCAGAAGCCCGCAAAAAGGAACTGGAGGAAAAAATGGTCACTCTTCTCCAAGAGAAGAATGACCTGCAGCTACAAGTTCAGGCT GAGCAAGATAATCTATGCGATGCTGAAGAAAGATGCGAGGGGCTGATAAAGAGCAAGATTCAGTTGGAGGCAAAAATCAAAGAGCTGACAGAAAGactggaggatgaggaggagatgaaTGCTGAACTGACTGCTAAGAAGAGGAAGCTGGAAGATGAGTGCTCTGAGTTAAAGAAAGACATTGATGACTTAGAGTTAACTCTAGCTAAAGTGGAGAAGGAGAAACATGCCACTGAAAACAAG GTAAAGAACCTGACCGAGGAGATGGCAGCTCAAGATGAGATCATTGCCAAGTTGACCAAGGAGAAGAAAGCCTTACAGGAGGCTCATCAACAAACGCTGGATGACCTGCAGAGTGAAGAAGACAAAGTCAACACTCTGACAAAGTCCAAAGTTAAACTGGAGCAGCAAGTAGATGAT CTTGAAGGGTCTTTGGAGCAAGAAAAGAAAGTTCGTATGGACCTTGAGAGAGCAAAGCGCAAGCTTGAGGGAGACCTAAAGTTAGCTCAAGAGAGCATCATGGACCTGGAAAATGACAAGCAGCAACTCGAAGAGCGGCTGAAAAa GAAAGACTTTGAAATTAGTCAGCTCAATGGCAAAGTAGAGGACGAACAAGCAATGTGTGCTCAGCTacagaaaaaactgaaggagctgcag GCCCGCATTGAGGAGCTGGAAGAAGAGCTTGAAGCAGAGCGAGCTGCTCGAGCCAAGGTGGAGAAGCAGAGGGCAGACTTGGCCAGAGAGCTGGAGGAGATCAGTGagaggctggaggaggctggaggagcaACAGCTGCCCAGATCGAGATGAACAAGAAGAGGGAGGCCGAGTTCCAGAAACTCCGCAGAGACCTGGAAGAGGCCACTCTGCAGCATGAATCCACTGCTGCCACACTCAGGAAGAAACAGGCCGACAGTGTTGCTGACCTGGGAGAGCAGATTGACAACTTGCAGAGAGTCAAGCAGAAactggagaaggagaagagtgAGCTCAGACTGGAACTGGATGATGTGGTCTCCAATATGGAACAGATTGTCAAGTCCAAG aaTAATTTGGAGAAAATGTGCAGGTCTCTGGAAGACCAGATGAATGAATATAAAACAAAGTCAGAGGAGGGACAGCGGACCATCAATGACTTCACCATGCAGAGAGCAAAGCTTCAAACTGAGAATG GTGAACTAACAaggcagctggaggaaaaggaTTCCCTGGTGTCACAACTCACCAGAGGAAAACAATCCTACACTCAGCAAATTGAAGACCTTAAAAGACAACTAGAGGAAGAAGTCAAA GCCAAGAATGCATTAGCCCATGCAGTGCAGTCTTCTCGTCACGACTGTGACCTGCTCAGGGAGCAGtatgaggaggagcaggaggccaAGGCTGAACTGCAGCGCAGCATGTCCAAGGCCAACTCTGAGGTGGCTCAGTGGAGAACTAAGTACGAAACTGATGCCATCCAGAGGACTGAGGAACTGGAAGAGGCAAA AAAGAAGCTGGCTCAGCGTCTGCAGGAGGCTGAGGAAGCTGTAGAGGCAGTGAATGCTAAATGCTCCTCTCTGGAGAAGACCAAACACAGACTGCAGAATGAGATTGAAGATCTCATGGTGGATGTAGAGAGATCAaatgctgctgccgctgctttGGACAAGAAGCAAAGAAACTTTGACAAG GTCTTGGCAGAATGGAAACAGAAGTACGAGGAGTCTCAAACAGAGCTTGAGAGCTCTCAGAAGGAGGCCAGGTCTCTGAGCACTGAGCTCTTCAAACTCAAGAACTCCTATGAAGAATCCCTGGAACATCTGGAGACCATGAAGAGAGAGAACAAGAACCTACAAG AGGAAATATCGGACCTCACTGAACAAATTGGCGAGGGTGGAAAGAGCATTCATGAGCTGGAGAAGATTCGAAAGCAGTTGGAACAAGAAAAGTCTGAGATACAGACAGCTCTGGAGGAAGCAGAG GCCTCATTGGAGCATGAGGAAGGGAAGATTCTCCGAGTCCAGCTTGAGTTCAACCAGATTAAGGCTGACATTGAGCGCAAGCTGGCTGAGAAAGATGAAGAGATGGAGCAAGCAAAGAGAAACCAACAGCGAGTTGTAGATACTCTCCAGAGCTCTCTTGAGGCTGAGACTCGCAGCAGGAATGAGGCTCTGCGtttgaagaagaagatggagggaGACCTCAATGAGATGGAGATCCAGCTGAGCCAGGCCAACAGACAGGCAGCTGAGGCCCAGAAACAACTTAAATCTGTTCATGCACATCTGAAG GATGCTCAACTTCAACTTGACGACTCTCTGCGAGCCAATGACGATATGAAAGAAAACATCGCCATTGTTGAGAGACGCAACAACCTGCTTCAGGCTGAACTGGAGGAACTGAGGGCTGCTCTGGAGCAAACTGAAAGAGGTCGCAAACTTGCTGAACAGGAGCTACTGGATGTCAGTGAGAGGGTGCAGCTACTGCACTCACAG aaCACCAGCCTCATAAACCAGAAAAAGAAGCTGGAGGCTGATACATCCCAGCTTCAAACTGAAGTGGAGGAGGCAGTGCAGGAGTGCAGAAATGCTGAGGAGAAGGCCAAGAAGGCCATTACTGATGCTGCCATGATGGCAGAGGAGCTGAAGAAAGAGCAGGACACCAGCGCTCACCTGGAGCGTATGAAGAAGAACATGGAGCAAACCATCAAAGATCTGCAGCACCGTCTGGATGAAGCTGAACAGATCGCCATGAAGGGAGGAAAGAAGCAGGTGCAGAAGCTCGAGGCCAGG GTCAGGGAACTTGAAAATGAGGTGGACAGCGAACAGAAAAAAGCCAGTGATGCTACAAAGGGAATACGGAAGTATGAAAGACGTATAAAGGAGCTCACCTATCAG ACAGAAGAAGACCGTAAAAATTTGGGACGTCTGCAAGATTTGGTGGACAAGCTTCAGCTAAAGGTCAAATCCTACAAGAAGTCTGCAGAGGAGGCT GAGGAACAGGCCAACAATAATCTCACCAAGTTCCGTAAGCTTCAACATGAGCTTGATGAAGCTGAAGAGAGAGCTGACATCGCTGAATCGCAGGTCAACAAGCTACGTGCCAAGAGCCGTGATGTGGGGTCAAAG aAAGGACTTGATGAATGA